A DNA window from Gillisia sp. Hel1_33_143 contains the following coding sequences:
- a CDS encoding OmpA family protein — MKKLYSSILIILIGFSSFAQGSDIKKGDRFFAQRAYIDAADAYEKVNNKDQEVLQNLGDAYFFTNQMQNASEVYKNLFLKFGPEVAADYKFRYAHAAMATNNFKEADKYFSEFYGKEYDFEKFRKNLDTTVTHVYTSKQVMNNAASADFGISYYGDKVTFASTRNQERPIYPWDKRPTLDLYTASVDDEGALSELVLFPGDINTDAHESSATFSKDGMTMYFDRTNDKRVKNENDEKVANISIYSAKMVDGKWTNIEKLPFSSEDYSVEHPSLNADGSKLYFASDMPGSNGSFDIYVVDVNEDGTYGTPQNLGTGINTAHREQFPFISEEGVLYFASDGHEGFGNLDIYQSEGDFSEAKNLGESANSSFDDFAFIIKEDQNIGWFASNRRGTDNLYNFTREDYTPPVVEMNDRETNSETGRQQLKDVGNIYFDFDKATIKKESEVTLDKVVAIMNKYPSLEIEVGSHADARGSDKYNMSLSERRAASTLDYLVSKGIDKSRLTSKGYGESMPLNDCTKPTGCTNAQYAKNRRSEFTIMN; from the coding sequence ATGAAAAAATTATATAGTTCAATTTTAATAATCCTAATAGGTTTTTCAAGCTTTGCCCAAGGCTCGGATATCAAAAAAGGAGATCGATTTTTTGCTCAAAGAGCGTATATCGATGCTGCCGATGCCTATGAAAAGGTAAATAATAAAGATCAAGAAGTTCTTCAAAATTTAGGAGATGCTTATTTCTTTACAAATCAGATGCAAAATGCGTCTGAGGTTTACAAGAATTTATTCTTGAAATTCGGACCAGAGGTTGCTGCAGATTATAAATTTAGATATGCTCATGCAGCCATGGCAACGAATAACTTTAAAGAAGCAGATAAATACTTTTCTGAATTTTATGGAAAAGAATATGACTTTGAAAAGTTTAGAAAAAATCTTGATACAACGGTAACTCATGTTTACACCTCCAAACAGGTAATGAACAATGCAGCTTCTGCAGATTTTGGAATTTCTTATTATGGAGATAAAGTAACTTTTGCTTCTACTAGAAATCAAGAGCGTCCAATTTATCCATGGGATAAGAGACCAACTTTAGACCTTTATACGGCTAGTGTTGATGATGAGGGAGCTTTAAGCGAACTTGTACTTTTCCCTGGAGATATCAATACAGATGCTCATGAAAGTTCTGCAACTTTTAGCAAAGATGGAATGACCATGTATTTTGATCGTACCAATGATAAGAGAGTTAAGAATGAAAATGACGAGAAAGTAGCTAACATTAGCATTTATAGCGCTAAGATGGTAGATGGCAAATGGACTAACATTGAAAAACTTCCTTTTTCTAGTGAAGATTATTCTGTAGAGCACCCAAGCCTTAACGCAGATGGTAGCAAATTATATTTTGCTAGTGATATGCCAGGAAGTAATGGTTCTTTTGACATTTATGTAGTTGATGTAAATGAAGATGGAACTTATGGAACACCTCAAAACTTAGGAACAGGAATTAACACTGCTCACAGAGAACAGTTTCCATTTATTAGTGAAGAAGGCGTTCTTTATTTCGCTTCTGATGGACATGAAGGTTTTGGTAACTTAGACATCTATCAATCTGAGGGTGATTTTTCTGAAGCTAAGAACTTAGGTGAATCTGCAAACAGCTCTTTTGATGATTTCGCTTTCATTATTAAAGAAGATCAAAACATAGGATGGTTTGCATCTAATAGACGAGGAACAGATAACCTTTACAATTTCACAAGAGAAGACTATACACCTCCTGTTGTTGAAATGAATGATAGAGAAACTAACTCTGAAACTGGTAGACAACAATTAAAAGATGTAGGCAATATCTATTTCGATTTTGACAAAGCTACTATCAAGAAAGAGTCTGAAGTTACTTTAGATAAAGTAGTTGCTATCATGAATAAATACCCTTCTTTAGAGATTGAAGTTGGATCTCATGCAGATGCAAGAGGTTCTGATAAATACAATATGTCATTATCTGAAAGACGTGCTGCTTCAACCCTGGATTACTTAGTAAGCAAAGGAATTGATAAGTCTAGACTTACTTCTAAAGGATATGGTGAAAGTATGCCATTAAACGATTGTACTAAACCAACCGGATGTACCAATGCACAATATGCTAAGAACAGACGTAGTGAGTTTACTATAATGAATTAA
- a CDS encoding gliding motility-associated C-terminal domain-containing protein translates to MQNFTLGKKGISMLFFAFILLIGSSPSFGQTCPEPGDFPASQTFCYLQTIDDLDTDGFPVFQTSDTEGDTQAIPGDELLTNGAIYFVNNSTGDCRSPLSVTVTNAPRPANRITNSVVSGFEFTTCTPASFNSDNLADLFVPQTNYRIEVYGSEESTTPLIGATLNAGSSYFVGQVPTNTAAAGSCPSFRVAVGFNPNQIVAPNVETTQTFCENATVADLVAQGTYNNTQAIRWYRSQTANSPLASNTQLINGQTYFAAQVVNARGSITPPCETSAGDRAPVFVELTDPIVINTPAPGIVCETDVDAMFPSEDAIRNFYLGLLESGVPRNGTFSPDAGQIAQIYQNDADGLGDFTTTYTVGEGSCETSVNLTISVVPVQDANAGTIEDIIVDCGNTNLVILNNDILSSNATVDGKFTGTGINADGNFDPSVGPGTYTITYSVGDGSLCTTPGTSDSTTFTITVGSNSVDFGTPTTGIVCESDVDALFPSFDEIRKYYLNLLASGTPRNGTFDPTPRELSEMYQNNIDKVGDYLTTYTLGTGDCQSSVILTVSVVPVQDANAGSIANITLPCESTEIVILDNSLLSQGATPNGTFTGIGVNNDGNFDPAIGAGTYTITYSVGDGQACTTPGTSDSTTFTITVQGTDLGAPIALEECITEVAGFLTNPAAAIALYNDALAERGITDLSGTFTPSLQEVGGQILNYLANENRAPSATFVTTYNVTNSCGVSSLPISLTITDTTPANAGNIEDVIACTSQSSLDLNSILNSGNPSGGTFTINGAPITNGVLDISSTGTFTIIYTVSENDIESCLEGEDTEEFTVTVSEGTTLPSPEPSIVCESNVDALFPSFDEIRKYYLNLLPQGTPRNGTFNPTPREISQMYQNDADGLGDFTTTYTYGNGSCNNISLTVTVVPSVVANVGDIANEIVCTNQEGFNLFNLLTSANTIGGTFSNSNGTITNGILDISNAGVFDITYTVTASDLTTCLSGTSSTNFSITVNELIEANAGENIVVNYCEDQNENIDLRNLLSVQNSTRGTFSAPFEDGLFNPSTVGVGEFTITYSINGAADCAIGSDVATITINVNEVQNANAGTIDDATACTAQGTLDLSSLLTSANIAGGTFTSDNGSINNGLLDVTTAGDFNITYTVSENDPTTCLIGTDSTQFTITVNQVVEANAGENIAINYCEDQNENIDLRTLLSVQNSTRGTFSAPFEDGLFNPSTVGVGEFTITYSINGAADCAIGSDVATITINVNEVQNANAGTIDDATACTAQGTLDLSSLLTSANIAGGTFTSDNGSINNGLLDVTTAGVFNITYTVSENDPTTCLIGTDSTQFIINVTEGNANAGADNSVEVCQAEVDNFNTTQVRRFYLGLLEEGVDRNGTFNPTISEIIAQYQSNKIASFTTTYTVGNGACTDSADLTITVRESLTANAGEDVTLNFCSTESSFALVDYLNDDALTVGVFEGFEDGIFNPADNVGTTTFTYVVDYSNDNNECTTGTETATFTITVTEPQTADAGDDIAASYCVDQTEDVDLRSLLPEANRNRGTFSAPYQDGIFNPSAAGEGVVTLTYSLNGAEDCAIGTDEATITITVNGISDAPVADADQTFCFINNPTVADLSATGSNIVWYEDATLTIVAESTDPLVTGEDYYAVATADENSCGSTAVMVNVTINDSDAPTLQLEGNEFCRQDNPTVQDLVDNVNGTNVSIYSSEDGGTALVASTTLQNGITYYATSTDSDFGCESTERLAIVVKVGFCGIPEGFSPNGDQINDKFVIPDIATDYPNYTIEIFNRWGQVVFEGNASTGDWDGISNRKTTLGNDVLPAGVYFYILKYNDGVTSPVQGKLYLSR, encoded by the coding sequence ATGCAAAATTTTACTTTAGGAAAGAAGGGGATTTCTATGCTCTTTTTTGCCTTTATTTTATTAATTGGAAGTTCGCCCTCATTTGGGCAAACGTGCCCTGAACCAGGAGATTTTCCTGCTTCTCAAACATTCTGCTATCTGCAAACGATAGATGATCTTGATACCGACGGTTTTCCGGTTTTCCAAACATCGGATACAGAAGGTGATACTCAAGCCATTCCTGGAGATGAATTATTAACAAATGGAGCAATTTATTTTGTTAACAATTCAACTGGAGATTGTAGATCTCCTTTATCTGTTACGGTAACAAATGCGCCGCGACCTGCAAATAGAATAACCAACAGCGTTGTAAGTGGATTTGAGTTTACCACGTGTACTCCAGCTAGCTTTAATTCTGATAATTTAGCAGATTTATTCGTTCCACAAACCAACTACCGTATTGAAGTTTATGGCTCCGAAGAATCAACTACTCCATTAATTGGTGCAACACTAAATGCTGGATCTAGTTATTTTGTTGGTCAAGTGCCAACAAATACCGCAGCAGCTGGTTCCTGTCCTTCGTTTAGAGTAGCAGTTGGTTTTAATCCTAATCAAATTGTAGCTCCAAATGTAGAAACAACACAGACATTTTGTGAAAATGCAACTGTTGCAGATCTTGTTGCTCAAGGAACTTACAATAACACTCAAGCAATAAGATGGTACAGATCTCAAACTGCAAATTCTCCATTAGCTTCTAACACTCAACTTATCAATGGGCAAACATATTTCGCTGCCCAAGTAGTAAACGCTAGAGGTAGTATTACACCTCCTTGTGAAACTTCTGCTGGTGATAGAGCTCCAGTTTTCGTAGAATTAACCGATCCTATTGTAATTAATACTCCAGCTCCAGGAATTGTTTGTGAAACTGATGTAGATGCTATGTTTCCTAGTGAAGATGCTATTCGTAATTTTTACTTAGGTTTATTAGAATCTGGAGTTCCAAGAAATGGTACTTTTAGTCCAGATGCGGGTCAAATAGCTCAAATTTATCAAAACGATGCAGATGGTCTTGGTGACTTTACTACTACTTATACGGTAGGTGAAGGAAGCTGTGAGACTTCTGTAAATCTGACTATTAGTGTAGTCCCTGTTCAGGATGCAAATGCAGGCACCATTGAAGATATAATTGTTGATTGTGGAAATACAAATCTTGTAATTCTTAACAACGATATTTTAAGTTCCAATGCTACTGTTGATGGAAAATTCACTGGAACAGGAATTAACGCAGATGGTAATTTTGATCCTTCTGTAGGACCTGGAACATATACAATTACTTATTCGGTAGGTGATGGTTCTCTTTGTACTACACCTGGAACCTCAGATTCTACTACTTTCACTATAACTGTAGGAAGTAATTCTGTAGATTTCGGAACTCCTACAACTGGTATTGTTTGCGAATCTGATGTAGATGCGCTATTTCCTAGCTTTGATGAAATAAGAAAATATTATTTAAACCTTTTAGCGTCTGGAACTCCTAGAAATGGAACATTCGATCCTACCCCTAGAGAATTATCTGAAATGTATCAGAATAATATTGATAAAGTTGGTGACTACCTTACTACTTACACTTTAGGTACAGGTGATTGCCAATCTTCAGTAATTCTTACTGTATCTGTTGTACCAGTTCAAGATGCAAATGCAGGATCTATAGCGAATATTACATTGCCATGTGAATCCACAGAAATAGTTATACTTGACAATTCATTATTAAGTCAGGGTGCAACTCCTAATGGTACATTTACTGGTATTGGTGTTAATAATGATGGTAATTTTGATCCAGCTATAGGAGCAGGAACATATACAATAACCTATTCAGTTGGTGATGGACAGGCATGCACTACTCCTGGAACTTCAGATTCTACTACTTTCACCATAACTGTACAAGGAACAGATCTAGGAGCTCCAATAGCTTTAGAAGAATGTATTACTGAAGTTGCAGGTTTCTTAACAAACCCTGCTGCTGCAATAGCTTTATATAATGACGCATTAGCTGAAAGAGGTATTACAGATTTAAGTGGAACTTTTACTCCTAGCTTACAAGAAGTGGGAGGTCAAATTTTGAATTATTTAGCTAACGAAAACCGAGCTCCTTCGGCAACTTTCGTAACAACTTACAATGTTACTAATAGCTGTGGAGTAAGTTCATTACCAATAAGCTTAACAATTACCGATACAACTCCAGCAAATGCAGGAAATATTGAAGATGTGATAGCATGTACTTCTCAATCAAGTTTGGACTTGAATAGTATTCTAAATTCTGGTAATCCCTCAGGAGGAACATTTACTATAAACGGCGCACCAATTACGAACGGAGTTTTAGATATATCTAGCACTGGAACTTTCACCATAATTTATACTGTAAGCGAAAATGACATTGAATCTTGCCTTGAAGGTGAAGATACAGAAGAATTTACAGTAACTGTATCCGAGGGTACAACTTTACCTTCTCCAGAACCATCTATCGTATGCGAAAGTAATGTTGATGCACTTTTCCCTAGCTTTGATGAGATTAGAAAATACTATCTTAATCTATTACCTCAGGGTACGCCTAGAAACGGAACTTTTAATCCTACACCTAGAGAAATATCTCAAATGTATCAAAATGATGCTGATGGATTAGGAGATTTCACTACGACCTATACATACGGTAACGGATCTTGCAACAATATTTCTTTAACTGTTACTGTTGTTCCAAGTGTAGTTGCTAACGTAGGTGACATCGCTAATGAAATTGTATGTACTAATCAAGAAGGCTTCAATTTATTTAACCTTTTAACTAGTGCAAATACTATTGGAGGTACTTTCTCTAATTCAAATGGAACTATTACTAATGGCATTTTAGACATCTCTAATGCTGGTGTCTTCGATATAACTTATACTGTCACAGCTAGCGATTTAACTACATGCTTAAGCGGAACAAGTTCTACAAATTTTTCTATAACCGTAAATGAACTCATTGAAGCAAATGCTGGAGAAAATATCGTAGTTAATTATTGTGAAGACCAGAATGAGAATATTGATTTAAGAAACTTACTTTCTGTTCAAAATTCAACAAGAGGTACTTTTAGCGCTCCTTTTGAAGATGGACTTTTTAACCCTTCTACAGTAGGTGTTGGTGAATTTACTATTACGTATTCTATTAATGGAGCTGCAGATTGTGCTATCGGTTCTGATGTAGCAACTATAACTATTAATGTTAACGAAGTTCAAAATGCTAATGCAGGAACAATTGATGATGCAACTGCATGTACTGCTCAAGGAACATTAGATCTTTCAAGTTTACTTACCTCTGCTAATATTGCTGGTGGAACATTTACAAGTGATAATGGATCGATTAATAATGGACTTTTAGATGTTACTACAGCTGGAGATTTCAATATTACGTATACTGTATCGGAAAATGACCCAACCACATGTTTGATTGGAACAGATTCTACTCAATTTACTATAACAGTAAACCAAGTTGTTGAAGCTAATGCTGGAGAAAATATCGCAATTAATTATTGTGAAGACCAGAATGAGAATATTGATTTAAGAACCTTACTTTCTGTTCAAAATTCAACAAGAGGTACTTTTAGCGCTCCTTTTGAAGATGGACTTTTTAACCCTTCTACAGTAGGTGTTGGTGAATTTACTATTACGTATTCTATTAATGGAGCTGCAGATTGTGCTATCGGTTCTGATGTAGCAACTATAACTATTAATGTTAACGAAGTTCAAAATGCTAATGCAGGAACAATTGATGATGCAACTGCATGTACTGCTCAAGGAACATTAGATCTTTCAAGTTTACTTACCTCTGCTAATATTGCTGGTGGAACATTTACAAGTGATAATGGATCGATTAATAATGGACTTTTAGATGTTACTACAGCTGGAGTTTTCAATATTACGTATACTGTATCGGAAAATGATCCAACCACATGTTTGATTGGAACAGATTCTACTCAATTTATAATCAATGTCACAGAAGGTAATGCAAATGCTGGCGCTGATAACAGCGTAGAAGTTTGCCAAGCTGAAGTAGATAATTTTAATACAACTCAAGTTAGAAGATTCTATTTAGGGTTGTTAGAAGAAGGGGTTGATAGAAATGGTACATTCAATCCAACTATCAGCGAAATCATTGCTCAATATCAGTCTAACAAAATTGCATCATTTACTACAACATACACTGTTGGTAATGGAGCTTGTACTGATTCTGCTGATCTTACTATTACGGTTAGAGAATCTCTAACGGCTAATGCAGGTGAAGATGTAACCTTGAACTTCTGTTCTACAGAAAGCAGCTTTGCGCTTGTCGATTATCTAAATGACGACGCACTAACAGTTGGTGTTTTCGAAGGATTTGAAGATGGTATATTTAATCCGGCGGACAATGTAGGTACTACTACTTTTACATATGTTGTCGATTATTCAAATGATAATAATGAGTGTACTACTGGAACAGAAACTGCAACTTTTACAATTACAGTTACGGAGCCACAAACTGCAGACGCTGGCGATGATATAGCAGCCAGCTATTGTGTAGACCAAACTGAAGATGTTGATTTAAGAAGTTTACTTCCTGAAGCTAACAGAAACAGAGGTACTTTTAGTGCGCCTTACCAAGATGGTATATTTAATCCATCTGCTGCAGGTGAAGGAGTTGTTACTCTTACATACTCTCTTAACGGAGCTGAGGATTGTGCAATAGGAACAGATGAAGCTACTATTACAATTACTGTAAATGGAATTTCTGATGCACCTGTTGCAGATGCAGATCAAACATTCTGTTTTATTAACAACCCAACAGTTGCAGATCTTTCTGCTACCGGATCTAACATAGTATGGTATGAAGATGCTACACTTACAATTGTTGCAGAAAGTACTGATCCATTAGTTACTGGAGAAGACTACTACGCAGTTGCAACTGCAGATGAAAACTCTTGTGGATCTACAGCAGTAATGGTTAATGTAACAATTAATGATTCTGATGCTCCTACTCTTCAATTAGAAGGAAATGAGTTCTGCAGACAAGATAATCCAACGGTTCAGGATCTTGTGGATAATGTAAATGGTACCAATGTATCTATTTACAGTTCTGAAGATGGAGGAACTGCTCTTGTAGCCTCTACTACTTTACAAAATGGAATTACGTACTATGCAACTTCAACAGATAGCGATTTTGGATGTGAAAGCACTGAAAGACTTGCAATTGTTGTTAAAGTTGGTTTCTGTGGAATTCCTGAAGGATTCTCTCCAAACGGAGATCAGATCAATGATAAGTTTGTAATACCAGATATCGCTACAGATTATCCAAACTATACTATCGAGATATTTAACAGATGGGGTCAAGTAGTTTTTGAAGGAAACGCTTCTACAGGAGACTGGGATGGTATTTCTAACAGAAAAACAACTCTAGGAAACGATGTATTACCTGCGGGAGTTTACTTCTATATCCTGAAATACAATGATGGAGTTACATCTCCAGTGCAAGGAAAATTATACTTAAGTAGATAA
- the obgE gene encoding GTPase ObgE — protein sequence MTEGNFVDYVKVHVSSGKGGQGSAHLRREKYIAKGGPDGGDGGRGGHIIIKGNKNLWTLYHLKFKRHLRAEHGEHGSKQRSTGADGADQYIEVPLGTVIRDTETQKILHEVTDDEQEIIVAEGGKGGQGNWHFKSSTNQTPRYAQPGIDGQEVDVTLELKILADVGLVGFPNAGKSTLLSVITAAKPKIADYEFTTLKPNLGIVEYREFKTFVVADIPGIIEGAAEGKGIGHRFLRHIERNSTLLFLVPADAPDIPKQYEILLDELRRYNPEMLDKDRLVAISKSDMLDAELKAEMKVVLDKDLNAPYMFISSVAQQGLVELKDKLWEMLNKQVD from the coding sequence ATGACAGAGGGGAATTTTGTAGATTATGTAAAAGTTCATGTATCATCCGGAAAGGGTGGGCAGGGTTCTGCGCATTTACGTAGAGAAAAATATATTGCCAAAGGTGGACCTGATGGAGGTGATGGTGGCCGTGGAGGGCATATTATCATTAAGGGAAATAAGAATTTATGGACCTTGTATCATCTAAAATTCAAAAGACATCTTAGAGCAGAACATGGGGAGCATGGTTCTAAACAAAGAAGTACCGGTGCAGATGGAGCAGATCAATATATTGAAGTTCCTTTGGGTACTGTAATTCGAGATACCGAAACTCAAAAGATCCTTCATGAAGTAACCGATGATGAACAAGAGATCATTGTAGCTGAAGGTGGAAAAGGAGGTCAAGGTAACTGGCATTTTAAAAGTTCTACAAATCAAACACCTCGATATGCACAGCCTGGTATAGATGGGCAAGAGGTGGATGTTACTTTAGAATTAAAAATTCTTGCAGATGTTGGTTTAGTTGGTTTTCCAAATGCAGGAAAATCTACGTTGTTATCGGTAATTACAGCCGCTAAACCTAAGATCGCAGACTATGAATTTACAACGCTAAAGCCTAATTTAGGAATAGTAGAGTATCGAGAATTTAAAACATTTGTTGTTGCAGATATTCCCGGTATTATTGAGGGTGCTGCGGAAGGAAAGGGTATTGGTCATAGATTCTTAAGACATATAGAACGTAACTCTACGTTATTATTCTTAGTTCCTGCAGATGCTCCGGATATTCCTAAGCAATATGAGATCTTATTAGATGAATTAAGAAGGTACAATCCGGAAATGCTGGATAAAGATAGGTTGGTAGCTATTTCTAAAAGTGATATGCTAGATGCAGAGTTAAAAGCAGAAATGAAAGTAGTATTAGATAAAGATTTAAATGCTCCATATATGTTTATTTCATCTGTAGCCCAGCAAGGATTGGTGGAATTAAAAGATAAATTATGGGAAATGCTAAATAAGCAGGTAGATTAA
- a CDS encoding type IX secretion system membrane protein PorP/SprF gives MKNKIINYLIFTSIILFSLKGIAQQDPLFTQYMYNMSVINPAYATDNPGMLNLGGIYRSQWVGIDGAPETFSFFAHTPVSERIEVGLSVIHDEIGGVQKENNITADFAYVIPMNESNKLSFGVKGGLTTFDSNLTGLETNQQNDPAFQNINEVFPVFGVGAYWFGDNYYLGASAPNLFTSKHLENRQGLVKYGEENVHYYLTGGYVFDLNENFKLKPAFMARGVQGSPLSVDITANVLMFNRLEAGVGYRIDDSVTGLINFAVTPQIKVGYAYDRTTSNLGDYNDGSHEIMLLFDFDLFGLSKGYDKSPRFF, from the coding sequence ATGAAAAATAAAATAATAAATTACTTAATCTTCACGAGCATTATCCTTTTTTCACTTAAAGGTATAGCTCAGCAAGATCCGCTCTTCACTCAATATATGTATAACATGAGTGTAATTAACCCAGCCTATGCTACAGATAATCCTGGTATGCTTAATTTGGGTGGTATTTATAGATCACAATGGGTAGGAATAGATGGTGCACCAGAAACCTTTAGTTTCTTTGCTCATACTCCGGTAAGCGAACGTATTGAAGTTGGCTTATCTGTTATCCATGATGAGATAGGAGGAGTTCAAAAAGAAAATAACATCACTGCAGATTTCGCATATGTAATTCCTATGAACGAGTCTAACAAGTTATCTTTTGGAGTTAAAGGTGGATTAACCACCTTTGACTCTAATCTAACTGGATTAGAAACTAATCAGCAAAATGACCCTGCATTTCAAAATATAAATGAAGTGTTTCCAGTATTTGGAGTTGGTGCATACTGGTTTGGCGATAACTATTATTTAGGTGCTTCTGCTCCAAACTTGTTTACTTCTAAACACTTAGAGAACAGACAAGGTTTAGTAAAGTATGGTGAAGAGAATGTACACTACTACCTTACTGGTGGATATGTATTTGATCTTAACGAAAACTTTAAATTGAAACCTGCATTTATGGCTAGAGGAGTACAAGGTTCTCCACTTTCTGTAGATATCACTGCCAATGTTCTTATGTTTAATAGACTAGAAGCTGGTGTTGGTTATAGAATTGATGACTCTGTAACAGGATTGATCAATTTTGCAGTAACTCCACAAATTAAGGTGGGTTACGCTTATGACCGTACAACTTCTAACCTTGGAGATTACAACGATGGAAGTCACGAGATCATGTTATTATTTGACTTTGATCTATTCGGATTATCTAAAGGATATGATAAATCACCAAGATTCTTCTAA
- a CDS encoding DUF4136 domain-containing protein: protein MKHLKYLLLLLVVTSCNAPRASFDYDPQVSFSQFQTYKIYPDLVSKMSQLDEQRVLSILDSELNSKGFTTSKNPDVYINFYSSEYQSDSRNTLGIGVGGGGGNMGVGVSGGIPIRGPQTNMRLTIDFITVENDALIWQAVVDSQFNFNASPEVREAKLQKMIQEALKGYPPEKN from the coding sequence ATGAAACATTTAAAATACCTTCTATTATTATTGGTTGTAACATCTTGTAATGCACCTAGAGCAAGTTTTGATTATGATCCACAGGTTTCTTTTTCTCAATTTCAAACGTATAAGATCTATCCAGATCTGGTTTCAAAAATGAGTCAGCTAGATGAGCAGCGGGTACTCTCAATTTTAGATTCTGAACTAAATAGCAAAGGTTTTACCACTTCTAAGAATCCAGATGTATACATTAATTTTTATAGCTCCGAGTACCAATCTGATAGTAGGAATACTTTAGGAATTGGAGTAGGAGGTGGTGGAGGGAATATGGGAGTGGGAGTTTCTGGAGGAATTCCAATTCGTGGTCCACAAACTAATATGAGGTTAACTATAGATTTTATTACAGTAGAGAATGATGCTTTAATATGGCAAGCTGTAGTAGATAGTCAGTTTAACTTTAATGCATCTCCTGAAGTTAGGGAGGCTAAGTTGCAAAAAATGATTCAGGAAGCTTTAAAGGGCTATCCACCTGAGAAAAATTAA
- a CDS encoding tetratricopeptide repeat protein codes for MKTILILLVIIVTQSCYSQNISKEISSNIHNGEVGKAVELLEGNIKHNPNDISSINILGDIYSYQKKWDEAIDCYKKLLVLETNNAEYNFKYGGALGMKALSVSKVQAVVYISDIKTYLERTLELQSTHIEARRALIELYIKLPGFLGGDHERAVTLSQELFYLSKVDFYLAKAFILKEDGDIAEAKVYYNKAFVLYNQLPEGKRRNSLNYELGKIAAEMDLQSSFGLKLLDIYIQKYNYKDIYSLEWAFLRKAQIQADQKNKQEAYLAINKALSINSQFKEGHQERKRIQNL; via the coding sequence ATGAAAACAATCTTAATATTATTAGTTATCATAGTTACTCAAAGTTGCTATTCTCAAAATATTTCTAAAGAAATTAGCTCAAATATTCATAACGGTGAAGTAGGTAAAGCTGTAGAATTGTTGGAGGGAAATATTAAACATAATCCTAATGATATTTCTTCCATCAATATTCTGGGGGATATTTATAGTTATCAAAAAAAATGGGATGAAGCCATAGATTGCTATAAAAAACTTCTTGTCTTGGAAACGAATAATGCAGAGTATAATTTTAAATATGGAGGTGCTTTAGGAATGAAAGCTCTTTCAGTATCTAAAGTGCAAGCCGTAGTCTATATTTCTGATATTAAAACTTATTTGGAAAGAACTTTAGAACTTCAGTCTACTCATATAGAGGCGAGAAGGGCTTTAATAGAGCTTTATATTAAGCTCCCTGGGTTCTTAGGGGGTGATCATGAGCGCGCTGTTACCTTATCTCAAGAACTGTTTTATTTGAGTAAAGTAGATTTTTATTTGGCTAAAGCGTTTATTCTTAAAGAAGATGGTGATATTGCCGAGGCGAAAGTTTACTACAATAAAGCGTTTGTTTTATACAATCAGTTACCGGAGGGCAAAAGGAGGAATTCCTTAAATTATGAACTAGGAAAGATCGCTGCGGAGATGGATCTACAGTCATCTTTCGGTCTAAAATTATTGGATATATATATTCAAAAATATAATTACAAAGATATTTATTCTCTCGAATGGGCTTTTCTCAGAAAAGCTCAAATTCAGGCAGATCAAAAGAACAAACAAGAAGCTTACCTAGCAATAAATAAAGCTTTATCCATTAATAGTCAGTTCAAAGAGGGACATCAAGAAAGAAAAAGAATACAGAATCTATAA